One genomic segment of Gemmatimonas aurantiaca includes these proteins:
- a CDS encoding MBL fold metallo-hydrolase — MFFRQFYDTALAQASYLIGCQATGEAIVVDPLRDIAAYLDVAQSEGLRITHITETHIHADFVSGARELHAATGAQLFLSAEGGHDWQYGYAAADGATLLRDGAGIMVGNIRLDVMHTPGHTPEHLSFIVTDTPRAAGAMGILTGDFVFVGDVGRPDLLERAAKVANTMEAGARTLFRSLARFRALPDHLQVWPGHGAGSACGKALGAVPSSTVGYEKLANWGVAATDEETFVEQVLAGQPEPPRYFADMKRINRDGPALLTTRMPFTVLQVDEVLDRLADRTDTWVIDMRPAAAFAAAHVPGTLSVPRNRSFSTWVGSLIPIDREIILLSGMEQSTEPSASSTAPVDVPDDLLQAMHDLTAIGYDRLRGWSRATDVLATWQQRGQAPAHIPQITAAQFAAARLAAQPEPIIDVRGLSEWDAGHIPDARHIPLGNLPEAMADLPAGPFVVQCQSGTRSAIATSLLHRAGRTDAVNLTGGYQAWRSAGFAPAALPTPDAVSR, encoded by the coding sequence ATGTTCTTTCGTCAGTTCTATGACACGGCGCTCGCCCAGGCGAGCTACCTGATCGGCTGTCAGGCGACGGGTGAAGCCATCGTGGTCGACCCGTTGCGGGACATCGCGGCCTATCTCGATGTGGCGCAGTCCGAGGGGCTGCGCATCACGCACATCACCGAAACGCACATTCACGCCGACTTCGTGTCGGGTGCCCGCGAACTGCATGCGGCCACCGGCGCGCAGCTCTTTCTGTCCGCCGAAGGCGGTCACGACTGGCAGTACGGCTACGCCGCCGCCGATGGCGCCACGTTGCTCCGCGATGGCGCCGGGATCATGGTGGGCAACATCCGTCTGGACGTGATGCACACGCCCGGACACACGCCCGAACATCTGTCGTTCATCGTCACCGACACGCCGCGGGCCGCGGGCGCGATGGGCATTCTCACGGGCGATTTCGTGTTCGTGGGTGATGTCGGCCGGCCGGATCTGCTGGAGCGCGCCGCGAAGGTGGCCAACACGATGGAAGCGGGCGCCCGCACCCTCTTCCGTTCCCTGGCGCGTTTTCGCGCCCTTCCCGACCATCTGCAGGTCTGGCCCGGTCACGGGGCCGGTTCTGCGTGCGGCAAGGCCCTCGGCGCCGTGCCCTCCAGCACGGTGGGCTACGAGAAGCTCGCGAACTGGGGTGTCGCCGCAACGGACGAAGAGACGTTCGTGGAACAGGTGCTCGCCGGACAGCCCGAACCGCCACGCTATTTCGCGGACATGAAACGCATCAACCGCGATGGCCCGGCGCTGCTGACCACCCGGATGCCGTTCACGGTGCTCCAGGTGGACGAGGTGCTCGATCGGCTTGCCGACCGCACCGATACCTGGGTCATCGACATGCGACCCGCCGCCGCGTTTGCCGCCGCGCATGTCCCGGGCACCCTCTCCGTGCCACGCAATCGTTCGTTCAGCACCTGGGTGGGATCACTCATTCCCATCGACCGCGAGATCATCCTGCTGTCGGGCATGGAGCAGTCCACCGAGCCGTCCGCCTCATCCACGGCACCGGTGGATGTTCCCGACGATCTCCTGCAGGCGATGCACGATCTGACGGCCATCGGATACGATCGCCTGCGCGGATGGAGCCGAGCCACCGACGTCCTCGCCACCTGGCAGCAGCGGGGCCAGGCGCCGGCGCACATTCCGCAGATCACGGCCGCGCAGTTCGCCGCCGCGCGACTCGCCGCACAGCCGGAGCCCATCATCGACGTGCGCGGACTGTCGGAGTGGGATGCCGGTCATATTCCCGACGCGCGGCACATCCCCCTGGGCAACCTGCCCGAGGCGATGGCCGATCTGCCGGCGGGCCCGTTCGTCGTACAGTGCCAGTCGGGAACCCGTTCGGCGATCGCCACCAGCCTGCTGCACCGCGCCGGTCGTACCGACGCGGTGAATCTCACGGGCGGGTATCAGGCGTGGCGCAGCGCGGGATTCGCCCCGGCCGCATTACCCACCCCCGACGCGGTCAGTCGATAG
- a CDS encoding M1 family metallopeptidase — MRRLPQHFPHHVPRPATIAALLLGATILATVPGDLSAQDARPRAVADTSIFAPLLLPTANEMRSGSGAPGARYWQNRADYTLRATLDTAARTLRGSMVLRYANRSPDTLRFLWLQVEQNAFRNNSLNSFIFPENSRFGARGFDGGYTFTQLAQVLPARAGGAAVRKVDLARRPNETMMKVDLAEPLAPGRTATIEAAWTFVVPEHGADRMGRDGALYEIAQWYPRVAVYDDVRGWNIEPYLGQGEFYLEYGDFDLSVTVPSGYTVAATGALQNPREVLTPTQIARHALAAKSDTVIRLITAEELEKGTARPRTTGTMTWRFLAKNVRDAVWAASPDFQWDASSWKGIMAYAYYRPSAAVNWYDAADQSRMSIMEYSERWFPYPWPHISAVEGPISGMEYPMIAMENKSRDVYDLYNVITHEIGHMWFPMIVGSNERVYMWQDEGFNTFINTFSEGRRYPEKGDQMARAAEERRLVEQYMTAGVDKPVNINPDRIDPRLLGEAAYVKPSVGLQLLRQEILGPAAFDDAFRVYTARWAYKHPTPADFFRAMEDVGGRRLDWFWRAWFVENARYDQSVDSVVTQTKGDTTFVGVIYGNRERGVLPLRARFTFTDGTAQEFDYPAEVWSTNTRRYVRTYRFVKKQVARIELDPDARLVDIDRKNNVWGTPPIQP; from the coding sequence ATGCGTCGTCTCCCGCAGCACTTTCCGCATCACGTTCCGCGACCCGCCACCATCGCCGCCCTGCTGCTCGGTGCCACGATCCTTGCCACGGTCCCCGGTGATCTGTCGGCGCAGGATGCGCGGCCGCGTGCCGTCGCCGATACGTCCATCTTCGCGCCCCTCCTGCTGCCCACCGCCAACGAGATGCGCTCGGGCAGTGGCGCACCTGGCGCCCGCTACTGGCAGAACCGCGCCGACTACACGCTGCGCGCCACGCTCGACACCGCCGCCCGCACGCTGCGCGGCAGCATGGTGCTGCGGTATGCCAACCGGTCGCCGGACACGCTGCGGTTCCTCTGGCTGCAGGTGGAGCAGAACGCATTCCGCAACAACTCGCTCAATTCGTTCATCTTCCCCGAGAATTCCCGCTTCGGGGCGCGCGGATTCGATGGCGGCTACACCTTCACGCAACTGGCGCAGGTGTTGCCGGCGCGTGCGGGCGGTGCTGCGGTACGCAAGGTCGATCTCGCCCGTCGTCCGAACGAAACGATGATGAAGGTGGATCTCGCGGAACCGCTCGCTCCCGGACGCACGGCCACCATCGAGGCCGCGTGGACGTTCGTCGTGCCCGAGCACGGTGCCGATCGCATGGGCCGTGATGGCGCGCTCTACGAGATCGCGCAGTGGTATCCGCGCGTGGCGGTGTACGATGACGTCCGCGGCTGGAACATCGAACCCTATCTTGGACAGGGTGAGTTCTATCTCGAGTACGGGGACTTCGACCTTTCGGTCACCGTGCCGTCTGGATACACGGTGGCGGCCACCGGCGCCCTGCAGAATCCGCGTGAGGTGCTCACGCCCACGCAGATCGCCCGACACGCGCTCGCCGCGAAGTCGGACACGGTCATCCGTCTCATCACGGCGGAGGAATTGGAAAAGGGCACCGCACGGCCGCGCACCACGGGCACGATGACCTGGCGTTTCCTCGCGAAGAATGTGCGTGATGCCGTGTGGGCCGCGTCGCCCGACTTCCAGTGGGATGCATCGAGCTGGAAGGGCATCATGGCCTATGCGTACTATCGCCCGTCGGCCGCGGTGAACTGGTACGATGCGGCCGATCAGTCACGCATGTCCATCATGGAATACTCCGAACGGTGGTTCCCCTACCCATGGCCGCACATCTCGGCCGTGGAAGGTCCCATCAGCGGCATGGAGTATCCGATGATCGCGATGGAGAACAAGAGCCGTGATGTGTACGACCTGTACAACGTGATCACGCACGAGATCGGCCACATGTGGTTCCCCATGATCGTGGGCAGCAACGAACGTGTCTACATGTGGCAGGACGAAGGCTTCAATACGTTCATCAACACGTTCTCCGAAGGGCGCCGGTATCCGGAGAAGGGCGATCAGATGGCGCGCGCGGCCGAGGAGCGCCGGTTGGTGGAGCAGTACATGACGGCCGGCGTGGACAAGCCGGTGAACATCAACCCGGATCGCATCGATCCGCGTCTGCTGGGCGAGGCGGCGTACGTGAAGCCGAGTGTGGGGCTGCAGTTGCTGCGACAGGAGATCCTCGGCCCCGCCGCGTTCGACGACGCCTTCCGTGTGTACACGGCGCGGTGGGCCTACAAGCATCCCACGCCGGCCGATTTCTTCCGCGCCATGGAGGACGTGGGCGGCCGGCGGCTCGACTGGTTCTGGCGGGCCTGGTTCGTGGAGAATGCCCGCTACGATCAGAGCGTGGACAGTGTGGTCACGCAGACCAAGGGCGACACGACGTTCGTCGGGGTGATCTACGGCAACCGGGAACGGGGCGTGCTGCCCCTCCGTGCCCGGTTCACATTCACCGATGGCACGGCGCAGGAGTTCGACTACCCCGCCGAGGTGTGGAGCACGAACACCCGCCGCTATGTGCGCACCTACCGCTTCGTGAAGAAGCAGGTGGCCCGCATCGAGCTCGATCCGGACGCCCGTCTGGTGGACATCGATCGGAAGAACAACGTCTGGGGCACGCCGCCCATCCAGCCCTGA
- the argJ gene encoding bifunctional glutamate N-acetyltransferase/amino-acid acetyltransferase ArgJ, whose product MSETPAFHATPVFPRGFHCASRNVGLKPAARDLTLFVSDVDAAAAAVFTRNHFPGAPVILGRETIGAGTGGTLRAIIANSKVSNVATGAPGVENARRMARAAAQEIGTTANRVLVSSTGVIGVPLPIEKIEAGVVGMAGDLQDDPMIGAEGIMTTDTHPKALSASVGDAIITWVAKGSGMIEPNMATMLSYIFTDAAIDAPTLDRLLRAAVKPTFNMLSVDTDTSTSDTCAILANGLAGAVDEAEFLAVLTAGCTRMTEILARDGEGAEHLLRVTVRGALDEAEAYTVAKSVLNSPLVKTMVHGADPNVGRLLMAVGKCFSCTIRPSTTDAWINGYQVVGKGERLAFDDAVVRETLSREVVDLEIALGVGDASARAFGCDLTKGYVEENAAYYSS is encoded by the coding sequence ATGTCCGAGACTCCTGCTTTTCACGCCACGCCGGTGTTTCCCCGTGGCTTCCACTGTGCCAGCCGCAACGTCGGCCTCAAGCCGGCCGCACGCGATCTCACCCTGTTCGTGAGTGACGTGGACGCGGCCGCGGCCGCCGTGTTCACGCGCAATCACTTTCCCGGTGCTCCGGTCATTCTGGGGCGGGAGACGATCGGTGCCGGCACGGGCGGCACGCTGCGGGCGATCATCGCCAACAGCAAGGTGAGCAACGTCGCCACGGGCGCCCCGGGTGTGGAGAACGCGCGGCGCATGGCGCGTGCCGCCGCGCAGGAGATCGGCACCACGGCAAACCGGGTGCTGGTGAGCTCCACCGGCGTGATCGGCGTGCCACTGCCCATCGAAAAGATCGAAGCGGGCGTGGTGGGCATGGCGGGCGATCTGCAGGACGATCCCATGATCGGCGCCGAGGGCATCATGACCACCGACACGCACCCCAAGGCCCTGTCCGCGTCGGTGGGTGATGCCATCATCACGTGGGTGGCGAAGGGATCGGGCATGATCGAGCCCAACATGGCCACGATGCTGTCCTACATCTTCACCGATGCCGCGATCGACGCTCCCACGCTCGACCGTCTGCTGCGCGCCGCCGTGAAGCCCACCTTCAACATGTTGTCGGTGGATACGGACACGAGCACATCGGACACCTGCGCGATCCTCGCCAACGGTCTGGCTGGTGCCGTTGACGAAGCCGAGTTCCTGGCCGTGCTCACGGCCGGCTGCACACGCATGACCGAGATTCTCGCCCGCGATGGCGAAGGTGCGGAGCATCTGCTGCGCGTGACCGTGCGCGGCGCGCTCGACGAAGCGGAAGCCTATACCGTGGCCAAGAGCGTGCTCAACTCCCCGCTCGTGAAGACCATGGTGCACGGCGCCGATCCCAATGTCGGTCGCCTGCTCATGGCCGTGGGCAAGTGTTTCTCCTGCACCATCCGGCCTTCCACCACCGACGCCTGGATCAACGGCTATCAGGTGGTGGGCAAGGGCGAGCGTCTCGCTTTCGACGATGCCGTGGTGCGGGAAACGCTGTCACGCGAAGTCGTGGATCTCGAGATCGCGCTGGGTGTGGGCGACGCCTCGGCGCGCGCGTTTGGATGCGATCTCACCAAGGGATATGTCGAGGAGAACGCGGCGTACTATTCGTCGTGA
- a CDS encoding serine/threonine-protein kinase, producing the protein MTRDWQRLERILDEVLDETPRATLAEREAAVRARCGDDLALYDAVMRWVRGCEGDAESVLDTPPHPSTVQAALAAALETSRHAASDTGDTDVERVHQGALTALDTAPDFGSDSDDERARCEGTIVGPWRLVREIGRGGMGVVYLAERMDGDVAMQVALKFMRQVDVLDALGLRRFRDERRILATLAHPSIARLIDVGVDHDTPWLATEYVDGVPIDEWCVSRALDVDARLTLFCEVVDAVQHAHARLVVHRDLKPANILVSESGRPVLLDFGIAKLLDAGSEQGHDRPGFADDRTRPGAQPMTPAYASPEQRDGEAPSTASDVYALGVVLHELLTGHLPETGEPASSVVRRRGTTMTDVARLARRLRGDLDTIIARAIDELPARRYATADALAADLRRHLRGLPVLARRDSATYRLRKFISRHPVAVSSSMFAVCLVAAFTLFTAAQSRLLRLQALALQEQAATLRLERDKAMEVTQFLKDVLSSADPYKSGGTVPTLREVLDRGTVDMERRLSARPEIRAQLYSAIAPAYFGLGDWSRAGDLAAEAVALRRGAPSPDSTDLAGALVYLASVRLNQGRAGEAEARAREALSIMRTLRSGTGNDSLSALAALGAALQKQQRYHDAGDVLASLLDVERSRRPADPMRLAQFARNLAHVRRDEGRYAEAVQLYREAYAHHVDVLGTDHPESANSAVNLGYAYALEGNLDAALPLLRAGVETKRRLLGLAHPDVAADQMTYAKVLAQAGRTAEASRLRAEALMGSSLQK; encoded by the coding sequence ATGACGCGCGACTGGCAGCGGCTCGAACGCATTCTCGACGAAGTCCTCGACGAGACGCCCCGGGCCACGCTGGCCGAACGCGAAGCCGCGGTGCGCGCGCGCTGTGGTGACGACCTGGCGTTGTACGACGCCGTCATGCGCTGGGTGCGCGGGTGTGAGGGGGACGCAGAATCGGTACTCGATACACCGCCGCATCCGTCCACCGTGCAGGCCGCATTGGCCGCGGCGCTCGAGACCTCGCGGCATGCCGCGAGCGATACAGGCGACACGGACGTGGAGCGGGTGCATCAGGGGGCCCTGACCGCGCTCGATACCGCGCCTGACTTCGGCTCTGACTCCGACGACGAACGCGCCCGTTGCGAAGGCACCATCGTCGGACCATGGCGACTGGTCCGGGAGATCGGTCGCGGCGGCATGGGCGTGGTCTATCTCGCCGAGCGTATGGATGGCGATGTGGCCATGCAGGTGGCGCTCAAGTTCATGCGTCAGGTGGACGTCCTGGACGCGCTGGGGTTGCGCCGGTTTCGCGACGAACGACGCATTCTGGCCACGCTGGCGCATCCGTCCATTGCACGGCTGATCGACGTCGGCGTGGATCATGACACGCCCTGGCTGGCCACCGAATACGTCGATGGCGTGCCGATCGACGAATGGTGTGTGTCACGCGCGCTCGATGTGGACGCCCGCCTCACGCTGTTCTGCGAGGTGGTGGACGCGGTGCAGCACGCCCATGCGCGTCTCGTGGTGCATCGCGATCTCAAGCCGGCGAATATTCTGGTGTCGGAGAGCGGCCGGCCCGTGCTGCTCGACTTCGGCATCGCCAAGCTGCTCGATGCGGGCAGTGAACAGGGGCACGACAGGCCGGGATTCGCGGATGATCGCACGCGTCCCGGCGCGCAGCCCATGACACCCGCCTATGCATCACCGGAACAGCGGGATGGCGAGGCGCCGTCCACGGCGAGTGATGTGTACGCGCTGGGCGTCGTGCTGCACGAATTGCTCACCGGTCATCTGCCCGAGACGGGCGAACCGGCATCGTCGGTGGTGCGCCGTCGGGGAACGACCATGACTGACGTTGCGCGCCTGGCCCGTCGTCTGCGCGGCGATCTCGACACCATCATCGCGCGGGCCATCGACGAGCTGCCGGCCAGGCGGTATGCCACGGCCGATGCGCTGGCGGCCGATCTCCGCCGGCATCTCCGCGGATTGCCCGTGCTCGCGCGTCGCGATTCCGCGACCTACCGTCTGCGCAAGTTCATCTCACGGCATCCGGTCGCGGTGAGCAGCTCGATGTTTGCGGTCTGTCTCGTGGCGGCATTCACGCTGTTCACGGCCGCACAATCGCGTCTGTTGCGTCTGCAGGCGCTCGCGCTGCAGGAGCAGGCGGCCACGCTGCGGCTCGAGCGGGACAAAGCCATGGAAGTGACGCAGTTCCTCAAGGACGTGTTGTCCAGCGCCGATCCCTACAAGTCGGGCGGCACGGTACCGACGCTGCGTGAGGTCCTCGATCGCGGTACGGTCGACATGGAGCGTCGCCTGTCCGCGCGTCCCGAGATTCGGGCGCAGCTCTACAGCGCCATCGCGCCCGCGTACTTCGGACTGGGCGACTGGTCGCGGGCCGGCGATCTCGCGGCGGAAGCCGTCGCTCTCAGGCGCGGGGCTCCGTCACCGGACAGCACCGACCTGGCGGGCGCCCTCGTGTATCTCGCTTCGGTACGCCTCAATCAGGGGCGGGCCGGTGAAGCCGAAGCGCGGGCGCGCGAGGCCTTGAGCATCATGCGGACCCTGCGATCGGGCACGGGAAACGATTCACTGTCGGCGCTGGCCGCATTGGGCGCGGCGTTGCAGAAGCAGCAACGGTATCACGACGCCGGTGACGTGCTGGCGTCATTGCTCGACGTGGAGCGGAGCCGCCGTCCGGCCGATCCGATGCGTCTCGCGCAGTTCGCGCGCAATCTCGCGCATGTGCGGCGTGATGAAGGGCGCTATGCCGAAGCGGTGCAACTCTATCGCGAAGCGTATGCGCATCACGTCGATGTGCTGGGCACCGACCATCCGGAGTCCGCGAACAGCGCGGTCAACCTCGGCTACGCCTACGCGCTCGAAGGGAACCTGGACGCGGCGCTGCCATTGTTGCGCGCGGGTGTGGAGACCAAGCGGCGTTTGCTGGGCCTCGCGCATCCCGATGTGGCGGCCGACCAGATGACCTATGCGAAGGTGCTCGCGCAGGCGGGACGCACGGCGGAGGCGAGTCGTTTGCGTGCCGAAGCGTTGATGGGTTCCTCATTGCAGAAGTAG
- a CDS encoding ECF-type sigma factor, with protein sequence MASETLPQSDISADLSHLEQLASAHYAELLRIARRQRRRVRDIATLDTRAVLHEAFLRLATQRQTVWVDRPRFMAAASGMMRRVLVDHLRRRRAEKRGHGEAPLALNEDLDADPGRDAHLVALDDALDRLARVAPRLARVVECRYFGGMTEAEIAEALGVTERTVRRDWVKARGWLHDALDHGG encoded by the coding sequence ATGGCCTCCGAAACGTTGCCGCAGTCCGACATATCCGCCGACCTCAGCCATCTCGAGCAACTCGCTTCCGCGCACTATGCCGAGCTCCTGCGCATCGCTCGGCGTCAGCGGCGTCGCGTCCGGGACATTGCCACGTTGGACACGCGCGCCGTGCTGCATGAGGCCTTTCTCCGTCTGGCCACGCAGCGACAGACGGTGTGGGTCGATCGCCCCCGATTCATGGCCGCGGCGTCGGGCATGATGCGGCGTGTGCTGGTGGATCATCTGCGTCGCCGGCGCGCTGAGAAGCGCGGGCATGGTGAGGCACCGCTGGCGCTGAATGAGGATCTCGATGCCGACCCGGGGCGCGACGCCCACCTCGTCGCACTCGATGACGCGCTCGATCGACTGGCCCGTGTGGCGCCGCGTCTGGCGCGCGTGGTGGAGTGCCGGTACTTCGGTGGTATGACCGAAGCGGAGATCGCCGAGGCGCTTGGCGTGACCGAGCGGACGGTGCGGCGCGATTGGGTGAAAGCCCGCGGTTGGCTGCACGACGCCCTCGATCACGGCGGGTGA
- a CDS encoding amidase family protein produces MSRFRFLPAFVLSGVASAMPLAAQPRQAQPRPFPIDTASITTIHAAFKSGRLTCRALVTRYLARIDSLDRKGPAINAIVTVNPQALATAELLDATYAARGPVGPLHCIPLIVKDNFETLGLQTSGGSLALEGWKPPQDATMVRLVKDAGAIVLAKSNLAEWAFTPYETVSSILPGYTRNPYALDRVTAGSSGGTAAAVAAGFGTLGLGTDTGNSIRGPSSHQALVGIRSTMGLTSRAGVIPLNESADVAGPMARSVADAVAVFDVVAHSDPADTVTSQADNRRAARYTDALQRGALKGARIGVLRQAYERPGLDAEVTAVFERAIADLRKAGAIVLDTVRVDSLDVIQRRQQGGCNRFKADLERYLAARAPNAPIKTIDDIIRSRRFHPTVEQRLRDAATATTPPEQTPGCQSREQVRAAVRVAVTTLMDSLRLDAMIYPTWGNPPRLIGDLNTPHGDNSQLFSPTTGFPAITVPMGYTRGGVLPAGISFFGRAWSEYRLIQLVYDYEQSTKHWKKPSYRVSVGG; encoded by the coding sequence ATGTCCCGTTTCCGTTTCCTGCCCGCATTCGTGCTGTCCGGTGTCGCGAGTGCCATGCCACTCGCGGCACAGCCGCGTCAGGCGCAGCCGCGCCCCTTTCCCATCGACACCGCGTCGATCACCACCATCCACGCCGCGTTCAAGTCGGGCCGTCTGACGTGCCGGGCGCTGGTGACACGGTATCTTGCGCGCATCGATTCGCTGGACAGGAAAGGGCCGGCCATTAACGCCATCGTCACGGTGAATCCGCAGGCGCTGGCCACGGCCGAATTGCTCGACGCCACGTATGCGGCGCGGGGGCCGGTGGGTCCGCTGCACTGCATCCCGCTCATCGTGAAGGACAACTTCGAGACGCTCGGACTGCAGACCAGCGGCGGCTCGCTCGCGCTCGAAGGCTGGAAGCCCCCACAGGATGCGACGATGGTCAGGCTGGTGAAGGACGCCGGTGCCATCGTGCTGGCCAAGAGCAATCTCGCCGAATGGGCGTTCACACCCTACGAAACGGTGAGTTCGATCCTGCCGGGATACACACGCAATCCGTATGCACTCGATCGGGTGACCGCGGGGTCGAGCGGTGGTACGGCGGCCGCAGTGGCGGCCGGATTCGGCACACTGGGGCTTGGCACCGACACCGGGAATTCCATTCGCGGGCCCTCCTCGCATCAGGCGCTGGTGGGCATTCGCTCCACGATGGGCCTCACATCGCGTGCCGGCGTGATCCCGCTCAATGAAAGCGCCGATGTCGCGGGACCGATGGCCCGCAGTGTGGCCGATGCCGTGGCGGTGTTCGATGTCGTCGCGCACAGCGATCCCGCCGACACGGTCACCAGTCAGGCCGACAATCGTCGTGCGGCGCGGTACACCGACGCCCTGCAGCGGGGAGCGCTCAAGGGCGCGCGTATCGGCGTGTTGCGGCAGGCCTATGAGCGTCCCGGTCTTGATGCGGAAGTGACCGCCGTGTTCGAGCGGGCGATCGCCGACCTGCGCAAGGCCGGCGCGATCGTACTCGATACCGTGCGCGTCGATTCACTCGACGTCATTCAGCGTCGCCAGCAGGGCGGTTGCAATCGTTTCAAGGCCGATCTCGAACGGTACCTGGCGGCACGGGCGCCCAATGCCCCCATCAAGACCATCGACGACATCATCCGCAGCCGGCGTTTTCATCCCACCGTGGAACAGCGCCTGCGTGATGCGGCCACCGCCACGACCCCGCCCGAGCAGACCCCCGGATGCCAGAGCCGGGAGCAGGTGCGAGCCGCCGTGCGTGTCGCCGTGACGACGCTCATGGATTCGCTGCGGCTCGATGCCATGATCTATCCCACGTGGGGCAATCCGCCGCGGTTGATCGGCGATCTCAACACGCCGCATGGTGACAACAGTCAGCTCTTTTCACCGACCACGGGATTTCCCGCGATCACGGTGCCCATGGGATACACCCGGGGCGGTGTGCTGCCGGCCGGGATCAGTTTTTTCGGCCGGGCGTGGAGTGAATACCGACTCATCCAGCTCGTGTACGACTACGAGCAGAGCACGAAACACTGGAAGAAGCCCAGCTATCGCGTGAGCGTCGGGGGGTGA
- a CDS encoding methyl-accepting chemotaxis protein translates to MFAPRTLRARLRVVALLGAAGMLAVTVAGQIALGVARTGTAAQVQNAVTALWAIFALFLIAGTIYTWRLARSLEQRLQRITEQVATLHRFGVEGVRRALSALARGEQIALQRHDIPRLADAEGDELGAVANALDRMTDECDESFRGCLRAQDAVAHTVREIDRLAAEARDGVLTGQAAHDEVRGRYAEVLLGVEGVMTAVAAPLAEARRVLEAVAARDLEVRMEGVFRGEFARMQDALNDAIEQLAETVGQVRAASIQVDGAAKQLADNSQQLAIGASTQAQNADRVEVAINALASTATRSAEQAAEMKDSAEQARDSVQRGTETMLALNTDMQRIKQSADATQRIVKTIDEIAFQTNLLALNAAVEAARAGEAGRGFAVVAEEVRALAIRSAEAARQTAALIDEEIQNVNGGVVREEQVREQLLAARGHVEHMTGAITEIVEAARQQSAATSEISSGVAVMANITQQVASNADEGAASSEELLGQAAHLAAVVKGFKTRDLRHRLPDGQSLDARRRAVA, encoded by the coding sequence ATGTTCGCTCCACGCACACTGCGCGCACGGTTGCGCGTTGTCGCTCTTCTTGGTGCCGCCGGAATGCTGGCGGTGACCGTTGCCGGACAGATTGCACTCGGTGTCGCCCGCACGGGAACGGCAGCTCAGGTGCAGAACGCGGTCACCGCCCTGTGGGCGATCTTCGCACTGTTCCTCATCGCGGGGACTATCTACACCTGGCGTCTGGCGCGGTCGCTGGAACAGCGCCTGCAGCGTATCACGGAGCAGGTGGCCACGTTGCATCGATTCGGCGTGGAAGGCGTGCGGCGAGCCCTCTCCGCACTGGCTCGCGGTGAACAGATCGCCTTGCAGCGTCACGATATTCCGCGGCTCGCCGACGCCGAAGGCGACGAACTCGGTGCGGTGGCCAATGCGCTCGATCGCATGACCGACGAGTGCGACGAATCGTTCCGCGGTTGCCTGCGGGCGCAGGACGCGGTGGCGCACACGGTGCGCGAGATCGATCGCCTCGCCGCGGAAGCGCGGGATGGGGTACTCACCGGCCAGGCCGCCCACGATGAAGTGCGGGGACGTTATGCCGAAGTGTTGCTCGGCGTGGAAGGGGTCATGACGGCTGTGGCCGCACCCCTGGCCGAAGCCCGTCGGGTTCTCGAAGCGGTGGCCGCGCGCGATCTGGAAGTGCGTATGGAAGGTGTGTTCCGCGGCGAATTTGCCCGCATGCAGGACGCACTCAACGACGCCATTGAACAACTGGCGGAAACGGTGGGGCAGGTGCGTGCCGCGTCGATTCAGGTGGACGGGGCCGCAAAACAGTTGGCGGACAACAGTCAGCAACTGGCCATCGGTGCGTCCACGCAGGCACAGAACGCCGATCGTGTGGAAGTTGCCATCAATGCGCTGGCATCCACCGCGACCCGCTCGGCGGAGCAGGCCGCGGAGATGAAGGACAGCGCCGAACAGGCGCGCGACAGTGTGCAGCGCGGTACGGAAACCATGCTCGCGCTCAACACCGACATGCAGCGGATCAAGCAGTCGGCCGACGCCACGCAGCGCATCGTGAAGACCATCGACGAGATCGCGTTCCAGACCAATCTGCTGGCGCTCAACGCGGCGGTGGAAGCCGCTCGCGCCGGCGAAGCGGGCCGCGGTTTCGCGGTCGTCGCCGAAGAGGTGCGCGCCCTCGCCATCCGTTCGGCGGAAGCGGCCCGGCAGACCGCGGCGCTCATCGACGAAGAGATTCAGAACGTCAACGGCGGTGTGGTGCGGGAAGAGCAGGTGCGCGAACAACTGCTGGCCGCGCGTGGACATGTCGAGCACATGACCGGTGCGATCACGGAGATCGTCGAGGCCGCACGGCAGCAGTCCGCGGCAACGAGCGAGATCTCCAGCGGCGTGGCCGTGATGGCGAACATCACGCAGCAGGTGGCCAGCAATGCCGATGAAGGAGCGGCTTCGTCGGAGGAACTGCTGGGGCAGGCTGCTCACCTGGCAGCCGTCGTGAAAGGATTCAAGACCCGGGATCTGCGTCATCGCCTCCCCGACGGCCAGTCACTGGACGCACGTCGGCGGGCGGTGGCCTGA